The following proteins are encoded in a genomic region of Blastopirellula marina:
- a CDS encoding lactate utilization protein B has translation MSTSTKFDHPTNANRFNQDQARTHWHDSALWFIREKRDRMSKSLPEWETLRSCASQIKAHTVSKLADYLEEFEKNARARGAIVHWAKDAEEHNQIVLDILKKHEAERIVKSKSMLTEECHLNPFLEKNGIEVVDTDLGERIVQLRQEGPSHIVMPAIHLKKEDVSETFHQHLNTEAGNNDPCYLTESARQHLRDKFMQADVGITGVNFALADTGGIVVCTNEGNADLGVSLPNVHIACMGIEKLIPSADHLSIFLRLLARSATGQPITTYSSHFHGPREGGELHIILVDNGRSNLMNSDDYRNALKCIRCGACMNTCPVYRRSGGHSYAATVPGPIGSILNPLRDAKHHKSLPFACTLCGSCTDVCPVQINLHEQLLTLRTEVKNQKQLPVSKTMPMRIASWVFQRPKLYAWLGGIGKFFLRNLPRFMIYNGMNPWGKNREMPEAPSESFRQQYAKRAKKNQSK, from the coding sequence ATGAGCACCAGCACTAAATTCGATCACCCCACAAACGCTAATCGCTTTAACCAGGATCAAGCCCGTACTCACTGGCATGATTCGGCACTGTGGTTCATTCGTGAAAAACGCGATCGCATGTCCAAGAGTCTACCCGAATGGGAAACGCTCCGGTCGTGCGCCTCTCAGATCAAAGCCCACACTGTCAGCAAGCTGGCCGACTACCTGGAAGAGTTCGAGAAGAATGCCCGAGCGCGCGGTGCCATTGTGCACTGGGCGAAGGACGCTGAAGAACATAACCAGATCGTGCTCGACATCCTCAAGAAGCATGAAGCCGAGCGAATCGTTAAATCGAAGTCGATGCTCACCGAAGAGTGCCATTTAAATCCGTTCCTGGAGAAGAATGGTATCGAGGTTGTTGATACCGATCTGGGCGAACGGATCGTGCAGCTCCGCCAAGAAGGCCCTTCGCACATTGTAATGCCGGCAATTCACTTGAAGAAGGAAGACGTCAGCGAAACCTTTCACCAGCATCTCAACACCGAAGCCGGCAACAACGATCCTTGCTACCTAACCGAATCGGCTCGTCAACACTTGCGTGACAAGTTCATGCAAGCCGACGTTGGAATCACCGGTGTGAATTTCGCCTTGGCCGATACGGGCGGGATTGTTGTCTGTACGAACGAAGGCAATGCTGACCTAGGTGTGTCTCTGCCAAATGTTCATATCGCGTGCATGGGCATTGAAAAGCTGATTCCCTCTGCGGATCACCTCAGCATATTCCTGCGCTTGCTTGCTCGCAGTGCAACCGGTCAACCGATCACGACTTACTCGTCCCACTTCCATGGGCCACGTGAAGGTGGTGAACTGCACATCATCTTGGTCGACAATGGTCGCAGCAATTTGATGAACAGCGACGACTATCGCAACGCGCTAAAGTGCATCCGCTGTGGTGCCTGTATGAACACCTGCCCGGTTTATCGACGCAGTGGCGGTCACAGCTATGCTGCCACTGTGCCAGGGCCGATTGGCTCGATCTTGAATCCCCTCCGCGACGCGAAGCATCACAAGTCGCTTCCGTTCGCATGTACTTTATGCGGAAGCTGCACGGACGTTTGCCCCGTGCAAATCAATTTGCACGAACAACTTCTTACGCTGCGTACGGAAGTGAAGAATCAAAAACAGCTTCCAGTCTCCAAAACGATGCCGATGCGAATCGCATCATGGGTCTTTCAGCGTCCGAAGCTGTATGCCTGGCTCGGAGGCATCGGCAAGTTCTTTCTGCGGAACTTGCCTCGGTTCATGATCTACAACGGCATGAACCCATGGGGCAAGAATCGGGAGATGCCAGAAGCCCCGTCCGAGAGCTTCCGCCAGCAATACGCCAAGCGAGCGAAGAAGAATCAATCGAAATGA
- a CDS encoding (Fe-S)-binding protein, whose amino-acid sequence MRVALFVPCYVDQLYPRVGMATLDLLEQLGCEVEFPEAQTCCGQPMLNSGCDTDAAPLAERFLEIFTGYDAIVAPSGSCVSMVKNHYEHIVHGDSRHETIRTKIFELCEFLVDVLKVDSLPGNFPYVVGLHSSCHGLRELRLASDSERNTSEFNKPRQLLQMIDGITLADLKRKDECCGFGGTFAVSEEAVSCTMGRDRIADHLQAGTQVLTAGDMSCLMHLAGLIQRDKHPIRVMHIAEILAGYEVPQ is encoded by the coding sequence ATGCGCGTCGCCCTGTTCGTCCCTTGCTACGTTGATCAGCTATATCCTCGCGTTGGGATGGCAACGCTAGATCTGCTGGAGCAACTAGGTTGTGAAGTGGAATTTCCAGAAGCACAAACATGCTGTGGGCAACCGATGCTCAACAGCGGCTGTGATACCGATGCCGCTCCACTAGCAGAACGTTTCTTAGAGATCTTCACCGGCTATGATGCCATCGTCGCGCCAAGCGGCAGCTGCGTTTCCATGGTGAAGAATCACTACGAACATATCGTCCACGGCGACTCGCGGCACGAGACAATCCGCACAAAGATTTTCGAGCTTTGCGAGTTCCTGGTCGATGTGCTGAAGGTCGACTCCTTGCCCGGCAACTTTCCGTACGTTGTTGGTCTCCACTCGAGTTGCCATGGCTTAAGAGAGTTACGACTGGCCAGCGACAGTGAACGCAACACGTCCGAGTTCAACAAACCTCGCCAGCTTCTGCAAATGATTGACGGCATCACGCTTGCCGATCTAAAACGCAAGGACGAATGCTGTGGCTTCGGTGGCACATTTGCGGTTTCAGAGGAAGCGGTTAGTTGCACGATGGGTCGTGACCGTATCGCCGACCACCTCCAAGCGGGCACGCAAGTCTTAACCGCTGGCGACATGTCGTGTCTGATGCATCTAGCCGGATTGATCCAGCGAGACAAACATCCCATTCGCGTCATGCACATCGCCGAAATCCTCGCCGGATACGAGGTTCCCCAATGA
- a CDS encoding sensor histidine kinase, whose protein sequence is MAEDLGSLREDLESLRLEHLELLEDKAYLQFVKSNQERERQLLALDLHDLVLPNLTSSLLQLEVILDRPHTSRESLEMSIEMIRTSLRHARRTMNLLSPNMTQDEGVVAGIQRLIEQFEPSIESILFRQDIEFDRLTPMAEGVLVQLVRETLDEIRQCSTTDTVVIDLRQNDELLQLSITSNGTPDGKTPFDSSHEGRIQECVEYLNGTIERRTSSELGCELCIEFPLDSAKKKFRNREKSRAFG, encoded by the coding sequence GTGGCCGAAGACTTAGGAAGTTTACGTGAAGATCTCGAATCCCTCCGACTCGAACACCTCGAACTGCTGGAAGATAAAGCCTATTTGCAATTTGTGAAATCGAATCAGGAACGAGAGCGGCAACTCCTCGCCCTCGATCTACATGATCTGGTTTTGCCCAACCTGACTTCTTCGCTGCTACAGCTGGAGGTCATACTGGATCGCCCGCACACCAGTCGCGAATCTTTGGAAATGTCGATTGAAATGATCCGCACGAGTCTTCGTCATGCGCGTCGAACCATGAACTTGTTGTCTCCCAACATGACCCAAGACGAAGGTGTCGTAGCGGGAATCCAACGTTTGATCGAGCAATTCGAACCTTCAATCGAGTCGATTCTCTTTCGTCAAGATATCGAATTTGACCGTTTAACCCCCATGGCCGAGGGTGTATTGGTTCAGCTGGTACGTGAAACACTCGATGAAATTCGTCAATGTTCGACGACCGATACCGTAGTGATCGACTTGCGACAAAATGACGAACTTCTTCAGTTGTCGATCACCAGCAATGGCACGCCAGATGGCAAAACGCCGTTTGATTCAAGTCACGAAGGCCGTATCCAGGAGTGTGTCGAATATTTAAATGGCACCATCGAGCGAAGGACTTCGTCAGAGCTCGGCTGCGAGTTGTGCATTGAATTCCCCCTCGACAGTGCGAAGAAAAAATTCCGGAACAGGGAAAAATCGCGGGCATTCGGCTAA
- a CDS encoding DUF1653 domain-containing protein, with the protein MSFSIPLGRYRHYKGAEYIVIGIARHSETEEELVVYRQDYGERGLWVRPLSMFRETLTLDGHEVPRFAYIGEA; encoded by the coding sequence ATGTCTTTTTCGATACCACTTGGGCGTTATCGTCACTACAAAGGTGCTGAGTACATTGTAATCGGTATCGCCCGGCATAGTGAAACGGAAGAAGAACTGGTGGTCTATCGGCAAGACTATGGCGAGCGAGGCCTGTGGGTCCGGCCACTATCCATGTTCCGCGAAACGCTCACGCTCGACGGACATGAAGTACCACGTTTTGCTTACATTGGCGAAGCATAA
- a CDS encoding creatininase family protein, with translation MPAPRPWKLSEVSYGHVKQSQYEVAVLPLGATEPHNLHLPYGTDDYEGTQIGEKICEAAHAQGAKVILLPTVPYGTETNMREFPLAMNLDPSTLYAVVTDLIASLVQSGIKKVVLLNSHGGNEMKPLLRELYGKTEAQVFLCNWFKAFTNEEYFSIFKHMEDHAGEMETSMILAYRPELVAKRPDGSLDADSGATRPMQFEALEKGWVSITRPWHLLTTNSGSGHPHEASAEKGEQLMQLLVNRLAPFLVQLSDAKLDDAFPFILDDPS, from the coding sequence ATGCCTGCCCCTCGTCCCTGGAAGCTCTCTGAAGTCAGCTACGGTCACGTTAAACAATCTCAGTACGAAGTTGCCGTGCTTCCCTTAGGCGCCACCGAACCGCATAACCTCCATCTGCCGTACGGAACCGACGACTACGAAGGAACGCAAATTGGAGAAAAAATCTGCGAAGCGGCCCACGCCCAGGGAGCCAAAGTGATCCTCCTGCCGACCGTTCCCTACGGCACGGAAACCAACATGCGGGAGTTTCCCCTGGCGATGAACCTCGATCCATCGACGCTGTACGCCGTGGTCACCGACCTGATCGCATCTCTCGTTCAAAGTGGAATCAAAAAGGTAGTCCTACTCAACAGCCATGGCGGCAACGAGATGAAACCGCTGCTGCGTGAGTTGTACGGTAAGACCGAGGCTCAGGTATTTCTCTGCAACTGGTTCAAGGCCTTCACGAACGAAGAGTACTTTTCGATCTTCAAACACATGGAAGATCACGCCGGCGAAATGGAAACATCCATGATCTTGGCTTATCGCCCAGAGCTGGTCGCCAAACGTCCAGACGGGTCGCTGGACGCTGACTCAGGCGCGACCAGACCGATGCAATTTGAGGCATTGGAGAAGGGCTGGGTGTCGATCACACGCCCCTGGCATCTGCTGACAACCAACAGTGGTTCGGGGCACCCGCACGAAGCGAGTGCGGAAAAAGGTGAGCAATTGATGCAGTTGCTAGTGAACCGCTTGGCCCCTTTTCTGGTCCAGCTTTCTGATGCGAAGCTGGACGATGCGTTTCCGTTTATCCTCGACGATCCGTCGTAA
- a CDS encoding immunity 17 family protein, which translates to MNYWGLLGLPIGLFFVCAGCLDWEWFFSRGRQKLAVQFFGRQNARMLYAFLGVMVIVFGVLALLNLPPFQPK; encoded by the coding sequence ATGAATTATTGGGGTTTGCTCGGACTTCCGATTGGCTTGTTTTTTGTCTGCGCAGGTTGTCTCGATTGGGAATGGTTCTTTTCACGAGGCCGACAAAAGCTGGCAGTCCAGTTTTTTGGAAGACAAAACGCACGAATGCTCTACGCCTTTCTTGGTGTGATGGTCATCGTATTTGGGGTATTGGCATTACTTAATCTACCGCCGTTCCAACCGAAGTAG
- the pcp gene encoding pyroglutamyl-peptidase I, which yields MQLFLKSLRFIEGEAMAKVLLTGFEAYGNTPYNPAESVARHLDGKLVANVEIVSRIVPNSFFQCIEYVVNAIAEVQPAIVVMLGEYGGRATITVERIAQNLNDSTRYGLVDNAKRALQGDLTVPNGPVAYYSTLPIRAMVRSMRDAGIPADISDAAGTFCCNHLMYGILHHASINKLPLRVGWIHLPHLPRVAALPENLGSPSMSVETSATGVEVGIRAAIEHEQDINTPISSRLQI from the coding sequence TTGCAGTTGTTCTTAAAGTCGCTGCGATTCATCGAAGGGGAAGCAATGGCGAAGGTCTTGTTGACAGGATTTGAAGCCTATGGAAACACGCCGTACAATCCGGCTGAATCAGTAGCCCGACATCTTGATGGTAAGTTGGTGGCGAATGTAGAAATCGTATCGCGAATCGTACCGAACAGCTTCTTTCAATGTATCGAGTACGTTGTCAACGCGATTGCCGAAGTCCAACCGGCCATTGTCGTTATGCTAGGCGAGTATGGCGGGCGAGCGACGATTACCGTCGAACGCATTGCCCAGAATCTAAACGACTCGACGCGTTATGGGCTGGTCGATAACGCAAAACGTGCGTTGCAAGGAGATCTGACGGTCCCCAACGGTCCGGTCGCCTACTACAGCACACTTCCCATTCGGGCAATGGTAAGGTCGATGCGTGATGCAGGCATTCCCGCCGACATTTCAGATGCCGCTGGGACCTTCTGCTGCAATCACTTAATGTATGGAATCTTGCATCACGCATCGATCAACAAGCTGCCTCTGCGAGTCGGCTGGATTCACCTACCGCACCTTCCCCGAGTTGCTGCTTTGCCAGAGAACCTCGGATCGCCGAGCATGTCCGTGGAAACGTCGGCCACAGGCGTCGAGGTGGGCATTCGCGCAGCAATCGAGCATGAGCAAGACATCAACACGCCCATTTCGTCTCGCCTGCAGATCTAG
- a CDS encoding right-handed parallel beta-helix repeat-containing protein codes for MPKLRSAVPLLLLILFVEQSPLAEAATLRVPEDHKTIQAAINAAASGDTVLVGPGTYRERIQLKDKITLRSAGDDTQGKLGLMRAEQTIIDGTDGNEDSPGIAMAEDATLDGFSVTGIGSYDEDAWNQHHASQGEEQSEEHIGKPGIAGISVIGIADCRVINNIVHHVGYTGIVIIGAEGKRVSPKILRNVTYRNMGGGIGVMTYSSPTVEANTCFENFYAGIGHANHASPMVINNSCYGNIRAGIGISEGSSPVVRGNKCYENRRAGIGIRTGKDTGPLVEHNECYDNHMAGIGVREDATPTLRLNRCYRNREAGIGCRTGASPVIERNDCFQNEMSGIGAQQDARPIIVGNHCFENQESGIGIRDKAKAIVIRNRCTDNKTVAIGVQNESQVQIIDNQLSRTGGMPPMIAIQGSSRASISNNIITGGGVAGVLVQGTATISGNHFHGNGPRKGPGPPNFAVWVHEGSSVDFIDNQIEGWRHALFASKAEQIRAIHNTTRRFMETAIVIHDSTQPANAFDNIALSDGKKDESVRVTGQQAVVTNNILRPEKDTKDALPE; via the coding sequence ATGCCAAAGCTACGATCTGCCGTCCCCCTTCTCTTGTTGATATTGTTCGTCGAACAATCTCCGTTAGCCGAAGCGGCGACGCTGCGTGTTCCGGAGGATCACAAGACGATCCAAGCAGCAATCAATGCCGCCGCTTCAGGCGATACCGTTCTGGTCGGTCCAGGGACCTATCGCGAGCGAATCCAACTTAAGGACAAAATTACCCTTCGTAGCGCCGGAGATGACACGCAGGGCAAACTTGGCCTGATGCGAGCCGAACAAACGATTATCGATGGAACTGATGGTAATGAAGACTCCCCTGGCATCGCGATGGCGGAAGATGCAACCCTCGACGGGTTTTCGGTCACCGGAATCGGCAGCTATGACGAAGACGCCTGGAACCAGCACCATGCATCGCAAGGTGAAGAACAATCGGAGGAGCATATCGGCAAACCAGGCATCGCAGGGATCAGCGTCATCGGTATCGCGGATTGCCGAGTTATCAACAACATCGTCCACCATGTTGGATACACCGGCATTGTCATTATCGGAGCAGAGGGCAAACGAGTCTCTCCAAAGATCCTTCGAAACGTTACCTATCGGAACATGGGTGGCGGGATAGGGGTGATGACGTACTCGTCGCCGACCGTCGAAGCGAATACCTGCTTCGAGAATTTCTACGCAGGCATCGGACACGCAAATCACGCCAGTCCGATGGTCATCAATAATTCGTGCTACGGCAACATCCGCGCCGGAATTGGAATCAGTGAAGGATCGAGCCCGGTCGTCCGTGGTAACAAGTGTTACGAAAACCGCCGCGCAGGAATCGGTATTCGCACAGGTAAGGATACCGGCCCCTTGGTCGAACACAACGAATGTTACGACAACCACATGGCCGGCATCGGTGTCCGTGAGGATGCCACCCCCACGCTGCGTCTCAATCGCTGCTATCGCAACCGGGAAGCAGGAATCGGCTGTCGAACCGGAGCATCGCCCGTGATTGAACGGAACGATTGCTTTCAGAATGAGATGTCAGGAATTGGAGCGCAGCAGGACGCTCGACCAATCATCGTTGGCAATCATTGCTTCGAGAATCAAGAATCAGGCATTGGCATTCGCGACAAGGCCAAGGCGATCGTGATCCGGAATCGCTGCACGGATAACAAGACAGTTGCGATCGGCGTTCAGAATGAATCCCAAGTACAAATCATCGACAATCAACTCAGTCGAACCGGCGGCATGCCACCTATGATTGCAATTCAAGGCAGTTCGCGTGCCTCAATTTCCAATAACATCATCACAGGCGGTGGCGTCGCTGGCGTCCTGGTTCAAGGCACAGCAACGATTTCAGGAAACCATTTTCACGGTAATGGGCCGCGTAAAGGCCCTGGACCACCGAACTTCGCCGTTTGGGTCCACGAAGGCTCAAGCGTCGATTTCATCGACAATCAGATCGAAGGCTGGCGACACGCCCTGTTCGCCTCGAAGGCGGAACAGATTCGGGCGATCCACAATACGACTCGACGATTTATGGAAACGGCGATCGTGATCCATGACTCAACTCAACCAGCAAATGCCTTTGACAACATCGCCCTATCTGACGGAAAGAAAGATGAATCAGTCCGCGTTACCGGCCAGCAAGCCGTTGTCACGAATAACATCCTTCGGCCAGAAAAAGATACGAAGGACGCACTACCTGAATGA
- a CDS encoding DUF4465 domain-containing protein has product MRIIATLMLLFLVSHAQAAMVIDFESLPVAGGGYYNGDVSDGAPFRDSYTTLGSGPGLYGGTEYAQVWTSGGVEFSNTFNADYGSWSGWSWSNVADATTPGYSNQYASFAGGGSDGAGGAIAGGKYAVGFGSGTINLPGNASLKSMDITNATYAGLSMRDGDGFSKAFGGTSGNDPDYFNVVFTGFDGFDGTGSEIGSQTVALADFTFADNSQDYILSDWLNVDLSSLGAARSIAFSFESSDSSIYGINTPVYFAMDNLTITTVPEPSTLMLVGSFAAATGLFRLSRRKRIANGDR; this is encoded by the coding sequence ATGCGAATCATCGCAACCTTGATGTTGTTGTTTCTCGTTTCTCATGCTCAAGCTGCCATGGTCATCGACTTCGAGTCGTTGCCGGTCGCCGGTGGTGGTTATTACAACGGCGATGTGAGTGATGGGGCTCCTTTTCGTGATAGCTACACCACGCTCGGTAGTGGACCGGGGCTATACGGGGGAACCGAATACGCCCAAGTTTGGACCAGCGGCGGTGTTGAATTTAGTAACACCTTCAACGCTGACTACGGCAGTTGGAGCGGATGGAGTTGGTCGAACGTTGCCGATGCCACCACGCCGGGTTACTCCAATCAATATGCATCGTTCGCTGGAGGTGGATCAGATGGAGCTGGCGGAGCGATCGCTGGTGGAAAATATGCGGTTGGTTTTGGCAGTGGTACCATCAATTTGCCTGGCAATGCATCGCTGAAGTCGATGGATATCACGAATGCGACGTATGCTGGTCTTTCGATGCGGGATGGTGACGGATTCTCGAAGGCGTTTGGTGGGACTAGCGGAAACGACCCTGATTACTTCAACGTCGTGTTCACTGGTTTCGATGGGTTCGATGGAACTGGTAGCGAGATCGGGTCGCAGACGGTCGCGCTTGCGGACTTCACGTTTGCCGACAATAGTCAGGACTATATCCTTAGTGATTGGCTGAATGTCGATCTTTCCTCGCTAGGAGCTGCTCGTTCGATCGCTTTCTCATTCGAGTCGAGTGATTCCAGTATCTACGGGATCAATACGCCAGTTTATTTTGCAATGGACAACCTAACGATCACCACCGTTCCAGAGCCGTCCACGCTGATGTTGGTTGGAAGTTTCGCAGCTGCAACCGGTCTGTTTCGCTTGAGTCGTCGAAAGCGAATCGCGAACGGCGATCGTTAA
- a CDS encoding DUF1559 domain-containing protein translates to MSLPLFQRPRLGFTLVELLVVIAIIGGLIAILLPAVQQAREAARRMQCQNNLKQISLATHLYNDTYRALPMGGYGGGLFSSAMENLPNAIKYRQVSWGTALLPYVEQNALYDQFDSSFWYTQAPNQQISQTKLSVFVCPSNPSGDQLKPNGDIPTSTILYGRSDYGGNNGERSLRCKPESATGACQNNYGNSDSGPRGPVQVSLAGRPNIAMRNITDGTSNTIWAGEAPNAQHGLWAGHKNLFDQSAPVNARIGDKEPWRDAVWQSCTTAFGEVGTMKCDYGQEFHSYHPGGCLFAFMDGHGVFLSETLDHKVFCALLSYKGGEVVTDF, encoded by the coding sequence ATGTCGTTACCGTTGTTCCAGCGACCGCGACTTGGTTTCACGCTGGTTGAACTGCTGGTGGTGATCGCGATCATTGGAGGTTTGATCGCCATTCTTCTGCCGGCCGTCCAGCAAGCTCGTGAGGCTGCTCGGAGGATGCAGTGCCAGAACAACCTCAAGCAGATTAGCCTGGCCACGCATCTTTACAACGACACTTATCGTGCTTTGCCGATGGGTGGGTACGGCGGAGGTTTGTTTAGCTCCGCCATGGAGAACCTTCCCAACGCGATCAAGTATCGTCAGGTCAGCTGGGGGACGGCGCTGCTTCCGTACGTCGAGCAGAACGCGTTGTACGATCAGTTCGATTCAAGCTTCTGGTATACCCAGGCCCCGAATCAGCAGATCTCGCAGACCAAACTGTCGGTCTTTGTGTGCCCGTCGAACCCCAGCGGTGATCAGCTAAAGCCAAACGGGGATATTCCCACTTCAACAATCCTTTATGGCCGCAGCGACTATGGTGGAAACAACGGAGAACGTAGTCTCCGCTGTAAGCCGGAGTCGGCCACCGGGGCATGCCAAAACAACTACGGAAACTCCGATTCTGGTCCGCGTGGCCCGGTTCAAGTGAGTCTGGCCGGACGGCCGAACATTGCCATGCGAAACATTACCGATGGAACATCGAATACGATTTGGGCTGGCGAAGCACCCAACGCGCAGCATGGCTTGTGGGCTGGGCATAAGAATCTGTTCGATCAAAGTGCACCGGTCAACGCAAGAATCGGCGACAAAGAGCCTTGGCGAGATGCCGTCTGGCAATCATGCACGACCGCATTCGGAGAAGTCGGCACCATGAAGTGCGACTACGGCCAAGAGTTTCACAGCTACCACCCCGGCGGATGCCTCTTCGCTTTCATGGACGGCCACGGAGTCTTCCTCTCCGAGACGCTCGATCACAAGGTCTTCTGTGCCTTATTGAGTTACAAGGGAGGTGAAGTGGTCACGGACTTTTGA
- a CDS encoding SMI1/KNR4 family protein → MMVDSALNPFRRFVADNNIWFAGRLPETQASISAAEESLGVQLPSDITWLLTTYGYWHATGICSLTDTVTDTLTARDSLGLPHNFVVLYDHHDGGVVLLDTTVIPDTNTHSVYITGWEFVPDDIAGDIVFPSFFDYVKYVLDNERDLIDAADIACSDRDG, encoded by the coding sequence ATGATGGTTGACTCCGCACTTAATCCGTTTCGTCGCTTCGTCGCAGACAACAACATTTGGTTCGCGGGGCGGCTTCCTGAAACGCAAGCTTCGATCTCCGCAGCTGAGGAATCGCTCGGCGTGCAACTCCCAAGTGACATTACTTGGCTACTCACAACCTACGGATATTGGCACGCAACCGGTATTTGCTCACTCACCGACACTGTGACAGACACGCTGACTGCTCGCGATTCGCTCGGTCTTCCGCACAACTTCGTGGTTCTTTATGACCACCACGACGGCGGTGTGGTGCTACTTGACACGACAGTTATCCCTGACACCAACACACATTCCGTTTACATCACTGGTTGGGAATTCGTGCCTGACGATATTGCAGGGGACATCGTATTCCCTTCATTTTTTGACTACGTCAAATATGTGCTCGACAATGAACGTGATTTAATTGACGCGGCTGATATTGCATGCTCCGATCGCGACGGATAA
- a CDS encoding sugar phosphate isomerase/epimerase family protein yields the protein MARPVTMFTGQWADMKLDDMAKTMKGFGFDGLELACWGDHFEVDRAVTEDDYCDKKREQLDKYDLGCWSISTHLCGQAVCDIIDERHKAILPESVWGDGDPAGVNDRAAEAVKNAARAAQKFGVPVVNGFTGSSIWHLLYSFPPVPPKMIDDGFKLFADRWNPIMDVFGECGIKFGLEVHPTEIAFDIYSAEKALDAIGHREEFGFNFDPSHLLWQGIDPVEFIRYFPDRIYHVHIKDAITTLNGRTGILGSHIDFGDHRRGWNFRSPGHGGVNFEEIIRALNDIQYTGPLSIEWEDSGMDRLHGAEESCEFVRSIDFAPSDVAFDSAFDKEKQ from the coding sequence ATGGCTCGACCTGTCACGATGTTCACCGGCCAATGGGCGGACATGAAACTGGACGATATGGCCAAAACCATGAAAGGGTTTGGTTTCGACGGTCTTGAATTGGCCTGCTGGGGCGATCACTTCGAGGTCGACCGGGCTGTCACCGAAGACGACTATTGCGATAAAAAACGCGAACAGCTCGACAAGTACGACCTCGGTTGCTGGTCGATTAGCACGCATCTGTGCGGCCAGGCTGTATGCGATATCATCGACGAGCGTCACAAAGCAATCTTGCCTGAATCGGTTTGGGGCGATGGCGATCCGGCTGGCGTCAACGATCGTGCCGCCGAAGCCGTGAAGAATGCTGCCCGCGCCGCCCAGAAGTTTGGCGTGCCGGTCGTCAACGGCTTTACCGGTTCCAGCATCTGGCATCTTCTGTACAGCTTCCCACCGGTTCCACCAAAGATGATCGACGATGGCTTCAAGCTGTTCGCCGATCGCTGGAACCCGATCATGGACGTATTCGGCGAGTGCGGCATCAAGTTCGGTCTGGAAGTTCATCCGACTGAAATCGCCTTTGACATTTACAGCGCCGAAAAGGCCCTGGATGCAATCGGTCACCGCGAAGAGTTCGGCTTCAACTTCGACCCAAGCCACCTGCTTTGGCAAGGAATCGACCCGGTCGAATTCATTCGTTACTTCCCAGACCGCATCTATCACGTCCACATCAAGGACGCAATCACCACACTCAACGGTCGTACTGGGATCCTCGGTAGCCACATCGACTTCGGCGATCATCGCCGCGGTTGGAACTTCCGCAGCCCTGGCCATGGCGGCGTGAACTTCGAGGAAATCATCCGCGCCTTGAACGACATCCAGTACACCGGCCCCTTAAGCATCGAGTGGGAAGACAGCGGCATGGACCGCCTGCATGGGGCCGAAGAGTCTTGCGAATTCGTCCGCAGCATCGACTTCGCCCCGAGCGACGTGGCGTTCGACTCGGCATTTGATAAAGAGAAGCAGTAA